In Aspergillus flavus chromosome 3, complete sequence, one genomic interval encodes:
- a CDS encoding putative actin cytoskeleton organization protein — MVHSTGEERAVHLTREAIELVDAGHREAASRNLREALSLAPDNPAVKEAFIKIQEEEATGHHLLDLCRRYTSRKDESAGKDAALYLRTDGLKPPEDVALECAKLLLTHKAHALSSLQDNLISGLVRQNASVRQFFSDKLQISVTTFFDEMYDRGDGAAVCLDTVVLDPSVWPSEAARLHCERELFLLFIAKLMESGHDLDGRSLKGIARLLAVDASKLQDQVDDEELDVILSSLDHRLPLEWRSQATLATVKYLEASKETGQSRFTKLISARLTKGRVDDHIIAFSATAAVFPVVPEIAATLFLSEEFMASLKPVSARDTKRRRVEVSMLELLNAACINKACREAIAKNFSDWLSHTLTNGSDESSELAAVVLAKIRVSDKDAGSNDQVQGDDASVAELVERFKTIMSSRRAENIQNVIEGLAYSSVKPIVKEQLAKDSTFLRDLVKVLHENLSDSSVLYGGLMIIVNITQFLPNLTEEQKKMSQLKSYAEASPDARAGLNPLEKDESVIARCNAVIEAGIMPLFIECSKTNLPSVQGLVSKITLSLSRNQKTRGTLAQQGGVKLLLNIGTSRQGVSGSIANDAVPNASHALARILISVNPSHVFPPSGFPQVTSAIRPLTALLVVPETSADQPRDLLPIFESLLALTNLASHPDESAPDAIVRQAWSVIEDLLLSNSPLIQRAACELVCNLMTCEAGIVKFADGSKRAGQRLHILLALTDADDIATRRAAGGGLAMLTEFDSVVAAVLDKPRGVPLLLRLCQEDDEGLLHRGVACVRNMSCIASGDIGRRAKEALKKGGAVDILSNVLKKSRNPAVLQTGVEALKPLVE, encoded by the exons ATGGTTCACTCAACGGGCGAGGAACGCGCTGTACACCTTACACGAGAGGCGATTGAATTAGTGGACGCTGGTCATCGTGAA GCTGCCTCGCGGAATCTCCGAGAAGCGCTCTCTTTAGCCCCAGACAATCCCGCTGTCAAAGAAGCTTTTATCAAaatccaggaagaagaggcgaCTGGTCACCATTTGCTCGATCTCTGCCGGCGCTACACTTCTCGCAAAGACGAGAGTGCTGGAAAGGATGCCGCCCTTTATCTGCGCACGGATGGTCTCAAACCTCCGGAGGACGTAGCTTTAGAATGTGCCAAACTTTTGCTAACGCACAAAGCACATGCGTTATCTTCGTTGCAAGATAATCTCATTTCAGGGTTGGTTCGGCAAAATGCCAGCGTACGTCAGTTTTTCTCAGACAAGCTGCAGATTTCCGTGACCACGTTCTTTGATGAGATGTACGATAGAGGCGATGGCGCTGCAGTATGTCTCGATACCGTCGTGTTGGATCCTTCTGTATGGCCTTCTGAGGCTGCTCGCTTGCATTGTGAGCGCGAGCTTTTCCTGCTGTTCATCGCTAAGCTCATGGAGTCAGGCCATGACCTAGACGGTCGCTCTCTCAAGGGAATCGCGCGACTCCTTGCTGTTGATGCATCCAAGTTGCAGGACCaagttgatgatgaagaattgGATGTAATCCTGTCCTCCTTGGATCATCGGCTGCCCCTTGAGTGGAGGAGCCAAGCTACTTTGGCGACCGTCAAGTACCTTGAAGCATCCAAGGAAACCGGACAGAGCCGATTCACCAAGCTCATCTCTGCCAGACTTACCAAGGGGCGCGTTGATGACCATATCATCGCATTTTCGGCTACAGCCGCTGTTTTTCCTGTAGTCCCGGAGATCGCGGCTACTCTGTTCTTATCGGAAGAATTTATGGCCTCCTTGAAGCCTGTATCTGCTAGAGATACCAAGCGCCGGAGGGTGGAGGTTTCAATGTTGGAACTATTGAATGCTGCTTGTATCAACAAGGCCTGCCGCGAAGCCATCGCCAAGAATTTCTCTGATTGGCTTTCTCACACCTTGACGAACGGCAGCGATGAGTCGTCCGAATTGGCAGCGGTGGTATTGGCTAAGATACGTGTTTCTGACAAGGATGCGGGATCTAATGATCAGGTGCAGGGTGATGATGCCAGCGTCGCCGAATTGGTTGAACGATTTAAGACTATAATGTCAAGCCGCAGGGCTGAGAATATTCAAAACGTAATTGAGGGCTTGGCATACTCATCTGTGAAGCCGATTGTGAAGGAACAACTTGCCAAAGACTCGACTTTCCTGCGGGATCTAGTCAAGGTCTTGCATGAGAACTTGAGCGATTCGTCGGTCCTCTATGGTGGCCTCATGATTATCGTGAACATCACCCAGTTTCTTCCGAATTTGaccgaagaacaaaagaagatGTCTCAACTCAAGTCGTATGCAGAGGCGTCTCCCGATGCCCGGGCGGGTCTAAACCCTCTCGAGAAGGATGAAAGCGTTATCGCTCGTTGCAATGCCGTCATTGAAGCTGGCATTATGCCGCTTTTTATTGAGTGCAGCAAAACAAACCTCCCCTCTGTCCAGGGCCTTGTAAGCAAAATCACTCTTTCACTGTCCCGGAATCAGAAAACCAGAGGAACCCTAGCCCAGCAGGGTGGTGTCAAACTATTGCTCAATATTGGCACTTCGAGACAGGGGGTCTCTGGTTCGATTGCAAACGACGCTGTTCCTAATGCCTCCCACGCATTGGCACGCATTCTTATCTCCGTGAATCCGTCACACGTGTTCCCTCCGTCTGGATTCCCGCAGGTTACTTCAGCTATCCGACCCTTAACTGCGCTTCTGGTGGTCCCTGAGACTTCAGCGGACCAGCCACGCGATCTTTTGCCCATTTTTGAAAGCCTTCTTGCGCTCACAAATCTCGCTTCTCATCCGGATGAAAGTGCGCCGGATGCCATTGTCCGACAGGCATGGTCAGTGATCGAGGACCTGCTGCTTTCCAACAGTCCCTTGATTCAACGGGCTGCATGTGAGTTAGTGTGTAACCTGATGACTTGTGAGGCTGGGATAGTGAAATTTGCGGACGGCTCTAAACGGGCAGGGCAACGCCTGCATATTTTGCTAGCTCTGACTGACGCTGATGATATTGCAACGCGGAGAGCCGCTGGAGGTGGCCTAGCTATGCTCACTGAATTTGATTCCGTGGTCGCTGCCGTCTTGGACAAGCCTCGTGGTGTACCGCTCTTGCTACGTCTTtgccaggaagatgatgaggggTTGTTGCACCGAGGGGTAGCATGCGTGCGGAACATGAGCTGCATCGCGTCAGGTGATATTGGCCGGCGCGCAAAAGAAGCTCTCAAGAAGGGCGGCGCGGTTGATATACTGTCCAATGTGCTGAAGAAGTCGAGGAATCCCGCGGTCCTCCAAACCGGGGTTGAAGCATTGAAGCCTCTCGTTGAGTAA
- a CDS encoding nucleophile aminohydrolase, producing the protein MSRPRRDDVSAIFVHAGAGFHSPHNEKLHLETCENAAKVAIHMLKNGGSAVDAVEIAIMLLEDSEITNAGYGSNLTIDGTVECDATIVNHLGRSGAAGAVSQVKNPISLARVVLEASTRPLTLQRVPPNFLVGQGATNFAWEQGLIVMPHDGLISEEARGRWLRWQQDLEAAELKEAQQHPARYERHKASVRRPVSVNPTHLLSTPSSIRPASSLSSSLGDTRLRDSGSSSPVGSNDTLMPPPRARDTGYMDGIMSQTQKSSSIPGSTSLEASHALGPKMDVETTPPSVATDIHYAKMDQISDTVGAIAVDSHGNIAAGSSSGGIGMKHSGRIGPAALVGIGTAVIPVDPNDPDQTCVATVTSGTGEHIATSMAASTCASRVYYNQRKCEDGSFEEVTEDEALRGMIASEFMGHPGVKDSHCRGAIGIMAVKKTVDGVYLCFGHNTDSFALASMSSEDKKPVSVMSRSNGNGSIAQGGRAYRSRR; encoded by the exons ATGAGCCGTCCACGGAGAGACGATGTCTCTGCAATTTTTGTCCATGCAGGAGCTGGGTTTCATAGTCCGCATAACGAAAAATTACATCTAGAAACATGTGAGAA CGCGGCGAAGGTGGCAATTCATATGCTCAAAAATGGTGGATCAGCTGTTGATGCCGTCGAAATCGCCATTATGCTCCTGGAGGATTCCGAGATCACAAATGCAGGTTACGGCAGCAATCTAACCATAGATGGCACTGTTGAATGCGACGCTACTATCGTAAACCACCTGGGCCGGAGTGGTGCGGCTGGCGCTGTATCTC AAGTCAAGAATCCAATCTCATTGGCTCGGGTCGTTCTTGAGGCCTCAACAAGGCCGTTGACTTTGCAAAGAGTGCCTCCTAACTTCCTTGTGGGACAGGGCGCGACAAATTTTGCGTGGGAACAAGGCCTAATCGTGATGCCCCATGACGGTTTGATATCTGAAGAAGCAAGGGGGCGCTGGCTGCGCTGGCAACAGGACTTGGAAGCGGCCGAATTGAAGGAGGCGCAACAGCACCCAGCAAGATATGAGCGTCATAAGGCGTCCGTCCGTCGACCAGTGAGTGTCAATCCGACACACTTACTTTCTACACCAAGCAGCATACGACCTGCCTCGTCGCTTAGCTCCAGTCTAGGTGATACACGCCTCAGAGATTCCGGTAGCTCTTCACCAGTCGGTTCTAACGATACTCTCATGCCACCACCACGAGCCAGAGACACTGGCTATATGGATGGTATCATGTCTCAGACTCAGAAATCCAGCTCTATCCCAGGCAGTACGTCATTGGAGGCATCTCACGCTCTTGGACCCAAAATGGATGTCGAGACAACGCCCCCTTCTGTCGCCACGGATATCCACTACGCAAAGATGGATCAAATCAGCGATACTGTTGGTGCTATAGCAGTCGATTCACATGGTAATATCGCGGCAGGATCATCCTCCGGTGGCATTGGGATGAAACATAGTGGCCGTATTGGCCCTGCGGCACTCGTGGGTATCGGCACTGCCGTTATCCCAGTAGACCCCAACGATCCGGACCAAACATGCGTTGCTACAGTCACTTCAGGAACCGGCGAACACATTGCAACAAGTATGGCTGCTAGCACCTGTGCCTCACGCGTTTATTACAACCAACGAAAGTGCGAAGATGGTTCATTTGAGGAAGTCACGGAGGATGAAGCGCTGAGGGGAATGATAGCGTCCGAATTCATGG GCCATCCTGGAGTCAAAGACAGCCACTGTCGGGGTGCCATTGGAATAATGGCGGTCAAGAAAACAGTCGACGGAGTGTACCTGTGTTTTGGCCATAACACAGACTCTTTC GCACTTGCTTCAATGAGCAGCGAGGACAAGAAACCGGTGTCTGTAATGTCACGcagcaatggaaatggaagTATCGCACAAGGTGGCCGCGCCTACCGATCCCGGAGGTAG
- a CDS encoding RNA polymerase II transcription initiation protein (transcription factor TFIIH complex subunit) — protein sequence MNAVDATEHYETSARDPAPALLTVVLDTNPHAWALLEDSLPLSKAIANILVFLNAHLACNYANEVAVVASHSQKAAWLYPHENPATKISHDADGDVSMNGSSTNNNTTEGPGQVNKYRPFRIVEEQVTHNLRELMASTSGPDVKANNSTMMAGALTLALSHINRRSIAWAEAHGADTAAETSGGGPPSGGHASGTDTTEGLQSRILIVSVSGASDSAHQYIPIMNSIFACQRLHIPIDVCKLSGDAVFLQQASDATKGIYMSLTEPRGLLQYLMMAFLPDQRSRRHLVLPTRVDVDFRAACFCHRRVVDIGFVCSICLSIFCEPLDNGTCLTCGTNLEIGDYGAKPAVVARKRKKKKRVNGPSGTATPTPTPTPGP from the exons ATGAACGCCGTGGATGCGACAGAGCACTATGAGACGAGTGCACGCG ATCCTGCGCCCGCCCTCTTAACCGTCGTCCTCGACACAAACCCCCACGCATGGGCCCTCCTTGAAGATTCCCTCCCGCTCTCCAAAGCGATCGCAAACATCCTAGTTTTCCTCAATGCTCACCTAGCCTGTAACTATGCAAACGAGGTGGCCGTGGTAGCTTCCCACAGCCAAAAGGCGGCGTGGCTGTATCCCCACGAGAACCCAGCCACGAAGATATCTCACGATGCCGATGGCGATGTCTCGATGAACGGGTCGTCGACCAATAATAATACCACGGAAGGACCAGGACAGGTGAACAAGTACCGACCGTTCCGGATCGTGGAGGAGCAAGTTACGCATAATCTACGTGAACTGATGGCGTCAACTAGCGGGCCGGACGTGAAAGCTAACAACTCGACGATGATGGCAGGGGCGCTTACGCTGGCTCTTAGCCATATCAACCGGCGGAGTATTGCGTGGGCTGAGGCCCATGGGGCTGATACGGCTGCTGAGACGTCGGGTGGTGGTCCACCTAGTGGTGGACATGCTTCTGGGACGGACACTACAGAGGGGTTGCAATCGCGGATCTTGATCGTATCCGTCAGCGGCGCCAGTGATTCTGCGCATCAGTATATACCGATTATGAATAGTATTTTTGCCTGTCAGCGGCTTCATATTCCGATTGATGTGTGCAAACTGAGTGGTGATGCGGTGTTTCTACAACAGGCTTCGGATGCTACTAAGGGTATTTATATGTCGTTGACTGAGCCTCGAGGGCTATTGCAGTATCTTATGATGGCTTTTCTGCCAGACCAGCGATCGAGGAGACATCTGGTTCTTCCAACGCGGGTCGATGTTGACTTCCGTGCGGCTTGCTTCTGTCACCGACGGGTTGTTGATATCGGTTTTGTCTGTTCTATCTGCCTGAGCATCTTCTGCGAGCCTCTGGATAACGGCACCTGCCTGACCTGTGGCACAAATCTTGAAATAGGTGATTACGGCGCTAAGCCAGCCGTGGTCGCccgaaagaggaagaaaaagaagcgcGTCAACGGCCCGTCGGGTACCGCTACACCTACGCCTACGCCTACACCGGGGCCCTGA
- a CDS encoding Glycerophosphoryl diester phosphodiesterase family-domain-containing protein — MKFGRNLPRNVVPEWSSSYIKYKALKKLIKSAAEDVKAGHEADLAGFFYSLDRNLEDVDYFYNKKYSDFARRLKLLEERYGQSLDAGHRLDSEEVEDLLAALLELRGQLRKLQWYGEVNRRGFIKITKKLDKKVGVHAQRTYLETKVDPSPFASNARVTESLKKINDWLSVLGEQKVSDDASSTRSSLSLKRGPARPHLNLPSSLLVAVDEALRKDDTHVLLELLEDLKTSTDNLGGNIFPKVLESLLQRSIYYHSKSCISVLLGRMDSLDDEDDINKRNCIHRLVISIGRAQSTTDSEESASMVLDFPLETSNYITPAALPTLQPPRNVVKESDHPQHLDRSDPSVSLLQYLLDQLRREQRSALLSKDISGRTPLHYAAQYGFRVVCEVIIEHLQAWDMFDVSGGIDGPHWQDNDGWAPLHLSVVGGHPLTTRTLLDAENWRDASLEKSTTRKQVSKSSAVLAMATKANFVDIVKLLVDAGVDINYQDEQGETALHVAARFGHHMCAKILLEGSDDQKADTELAEHTYSWTPLFIASVDGSLSVVNLLIEAGANLEKADSSGWTAKEHAALRGHLDIARRLAELTPEPEVTEAEPVIPIPVASSSPPAPSSLIERRSNTSTPSGSSSTRDVEPVKSFGHRYLTDEAMILVSLGTMDMHRPVEAVNLDRIPMENAHSTQLDTALSIVVSANGAHGEPEIIDLPVQDNISTEPIVFHTADATKVRLLFDLVPTYAGSKDQVVGRGVALLSSIKQSVGSNRINLKGDSTVPIVAANTLEVIGTVTFNFLIVTPFKHPNMTITGDQTYWKSMSSTMVIGHRGLGKNMATRNSLQLGENTVQSFIAAANLGASYVEFDVQLTKDHVPVIYHDFLVSETGIDAPVHTLTLEQFLQLGDSGSSRRSGSPSQALDALGKDAITYAPRQRSMSVGGSEYDPSELNEKIKHTRDFKKKGFKGNTRGNHIQAPFATLEELFKKLPKSVGFNIELKYPMLHESEEEEMDTYAVELNSFVDTVLTQAYELGQGRNMIFSSFNPDICLLLSFKQPSIPVLFLTDSGASPVGDIRASSLQEGVRFASRWNLLGVVSQAEPLVLCPRLVRVVKESGLVCVSYGTLNNDPANVKRQVSEGIDAVIVDSVLAIRKGLTEHQSNTVTPQRSPLVQPTPVALKDTLQIPILNQAEQKQDHLHVKPDAVI, encoded by the exons ATGAAGTTTGGACGCAATCTTCCAAGGAACGTCGTTCCTGAGTGGAGCTCCTCCTACATCAAGTACAAGGCGTTGAAGAAACTCATCAAGTCGGCGGCAGAAGATGTGAAGGCTGGCCATGAGGCAGATCTTGCCG GATTCTTTTACTCCCTCGATCGAAATCTCGAGGATGTCGACTACTTCTATAACAAGAAGTACTCGGATTTTGCTCGCCGCCTCAAGTTGCTAGAGGAACGGTATGGCCAATCCTTGGATGCTGGCCACCGTCTTGACTcggaagaggttgaggaCCTTTTGGCCGCCTTGCTTGAGCTGCGTGGCCAGCTGCGGAAATTGCAGTGGTATGGCGAAGTCAATCGCCGTGGGTTTATCAAAATCACCAAGAAACTTGATAAGAAAGTAGGCGTCCATGCGCAGCGGACTTATCTAGAGACGAAAGTCGATCCATCCCCGTTCGCCTCGAATGCGCGAGTCACCGAGTCattgaagaaaatcaatGACTGGCTTTCGGTACTTGGTGAGCAGAAGGTCTCGGACGATGCTAGTTCCACTCGCTCTTCCCTCTCATTGAAGAGAGGTCCAGCTCGCCCGCACTTGAACCTGCCCTCGAGTTTGCTTGTTGCTGTTGACGAAGCGTTACGCAAAGATGACACACACGTCCTCCTGGAGTTGCTGGAGGACCTCAAAACTTCTACGGACAACCTTGGAGGGAACATTTTCCCAAAAGTCCTCGAGAGCCTTTTGCAGCGGTCTATTTACTACCACTCGAAATCTTGCATTTCCGTTCTACTCGGCCGAATGGATAgcctcgatgatgaagatgatatCAACAAGCGTAACTGCATTCACAGATTAGTGATCTCGATCGGTCGGGCGCAGTCTACGACTGACTCGGAGGAGTCCGCCTCAATGGTTCTGGACTTCCCCCTCGAAACCTCCAACTACATTACACCCGCTGCCCTGCCAACATTGCAGCCTCCTCGGAATGTAGTGAAGGAGTCGGATCACCCTCAGCATTTGGATAGATCAGATCCGTCAGTGTCGCTTCTACAGTACCTGCTAGACCAGCTCCGGCGAGAGCAACGATCTGCTTTGCTTTCCAAGGATATCTCAGGTCGTACCCCATTGCATTATGCTGCTCAGTATGGGTTCAGAGTTGTTTGTGAAGTCATCATTGAGCACCTGCAGGCATGGGATATGTTTGACGTTTCTGGGGGCATCGATGGGCCGCACTGGCAGGATAATGATGGTTGGGCCCCTCTGCATCTGAGTGTGGTTGGTGGCCACCCATTAACTACACGCACCCTTCTAGATGCTGAGAACTGGCGGGATGCCAGTCTGGAGAAATCGACCACCCGGAAACAGGTCTCCAAATCAAGCGCAGTACTTGCGATGGCCACAAAAGCAAACTTTGTTGATATCGTCAAGCTTTTGGTAGATGCAGGAGTTGATATCAACTACCAGGATGAGCAAGGCGAAACCGCGTTACATGTTGCAGCCCGATTTGGACATCATATGTGTGCCAAGATCTTGTTAGAGGGCAGCGATGACCAGAAGGCGGATACTGAATTGGCTGAGCATACGTACTCTTGGACCCCACTCTTCATTGCGAGTGTTGATGGATCTTTGAGCGTTGTAAACCTGCTGATTGAAGCTGGTGCCAACCTTGAAAAAGCTGACTCCTCCGGGTGGACTGCGAAGGAGCATGCGGCGTTGAGAGGCCACCTTGACATCGCTCGACGTCTTGCTGAGCTTACGCCTGAGCCTGAAGTCACGGAAGCTGAGCCTGTGATACCGATTCCTGTAGCTTCCTCGTCTCCTCCAGCCCCATCCTCTTTGATCGAGCGAAGATCTAATACCAGCACGCCCTCCGGGAGTTCTAGCACGCGGGATGTTGAACCTGTTAAATCTTTTGGACACAGGTATCTTACCGACGAGGCCATGATCCTGGTGAGCCTGGGTACCATGGATATGCACAGGCCTGTGGAAGCAGTTAACCTTGATCGTATCCCAATGGAGAACGCTCATTCCACCCAGCTTGATACTGCATTGTCCATCGTTGTTTCTGCCAATGGGGCTCATGGAGAACCCGAGATCATCGATTTGCCTGTGCAAGACAATATCTCGACGGAGCCCATCGTTTTCCATACTGCCGATGCGACAAAAGTCAGACTTCTATTCGACCTCGTCCCGACCTATGCTGGCTCGAAAGACCAGGTGGTTGGGCGTGGTGTGGCGTTGCTCTCCAGCATTAAGCAAAGCGTAGGTTCCAATCGCATCAACCTGAAGGGTGATTCGACTGTGCCTATTGTGGCTGCAAACACCCTAGAAGTCATCGGCACGGTCACATTCAACTTCCTCATAGTCACGCCTTTCAAGCACCCGAACATGACCATCACCGGTGACCAGACATATTGGAAGAGTATGAGCTCGACCATGGTCATTGGACATCGTGGCTTGGGCAAGAATATGGCCACCCGCAATTCGTTGCAGCTAGGTGAAAATACAGTCCAATCGTTCATTGCAGCCGCGAACCTTGGCGCATCTTATGTCGAATTCGATGTACAGCTGACCAAGGATCATGTTCCGGTTATTTACCACGATTTTCTCGTCAGTGAAACAGGAATTGACGCGCCTGTCCATACTCTCACATTGGAGCaatttcttcagctgggTGACAGTGGCTCGTCTCGCCGATCCGGCTCCCCATCGCAGGCGCTTGATGCTCTAGGAAAGGATGCAATCACTTATGCTCCTCGTCAACGCTCAATGTCTGTCGGTGGTTCTGAATATGACCCTTCGGAACTAAACGAGAAGATCAAGCACACTCGTGATTTCAAGAAGAAAGGCTTTAAAGGAAATACTCGAGGCAATCACATCCAGGCACCATTTGCCACACTGGAAGAGCTTTTTAAGAAGCTTCCCAAATCTGTTGGATTCAATATTGAACTGA AATATCCCATGCTCCATgaaagtgaggaagaggagatggATACTTACGCGGTGGAACTGAACTCTTTCGTGGATACAGTTCTTACCCAGGCGTACGAATTAGGTCAAGGCCGCAACATGATCTTCTCGAGTTTCAACCCTGACATCTGCCTGTTGCTTTCCTTCAAACAGCCCTCTATCCCGGTGCTCTTCTTGACGGATTCTGGAGCCTCCCCTGTTGGTGATATCCGTGCCAGCAGTCTGCAGGAGGGAGTTCGGTTTGCGTCCAGGTGGAACCTGCTTGGTGTTGTCTCCCAGGCCGAACCATTGGTACTCTGTCCGCGACTGGTCCGAGTCGTGAAAGAGTCTGGTCTGGTTTGCGTCTCTTATGGGACTTTGAACAACGATCCTGCGAATGTTAAG CGCCAAGTGTCCGAAGGTATTGACGCGGTTATTGTCGACTCTGTCCTTGCCATCCGCAAAGGTCTTACAGAGCATCAGAGCAATACGGTCACTCCTCAACGCAGCCCACTCGTCCAACCTACCCCAGTTGCGCTGAAAGATACTCTTCAGATACCCATCCTGAACCAAGCGGAACAGAAACAGGACCACCTTCACGTAAAGCCGGACGCTGTCATTTGA